In Mangrovivirga cuniculi, the following proteins share a genomic window:
- a CDS encoding LOG family protein, producing the protein MQINSVAVFCGSRPGDNPLFSRYARYLGKSLATRNIKLIYGGGKVGLMGVIADAVLENKGEVEGVIPRSLAQREVAHMSLSRLYMTDTMHGRKERMYDLSDAFIIIPGGIGTLDEFFEIYTWFQLGYHVKPIVVINSEGFYDHLKAHIEKCVEEGFLSKSIYTSVKWVNDVDECMSLLIDKSIS; encoded by the coding sequence ATGCAAATAAATAGTGTAGCAGTTTTTTGTGGATCTCGCCCCGGAGATAATCCTCTTTTCTCAAGATATGCAAGATATCTGGGAAAGTCTCTAGCTACAAGAAATATAAAATTAATTTACGGAGGAGGTAAAGTTGGGTTGATGGGAGTAATTGCTGATGCTGTCCTGGAAAATAAGGGGGAAGTTGAAGGAGTTATACCAAGGAGTCTGGCGCAAAGGGAAGTGGCCCATATGTCCTTATCACGACTGTATATGACAGATACCATGCATGGGCGAAAAGAGAGGATGTATGATCTTTCAGATGCTTTTATAATCATCCCCGGAGGTATTGGTACTTTAGATGAATTTTTTGAAATATATACCTGGTTTCAGCTTGGGTATCATGTCAAGCCTATCGTGGTGATCAATAGTGAAGGTTTCTACGATCACCTGAAGGCCCATATTGAAAAATGTGTAGAAGAAGGCTTTTTGTCAAAAAGTATCTACACTTCAGTAAAATGGGTGAACGATGTTGATGAATGTATGTCTCTTTTAATAGATAAATCTATCAGTTAA
- a CDS encoding porin family protein → MENKDNLEELFRKGLAYEPTDYRESDWEGMSAKLDAAPEAQVNKWKKISYVLTGIIILLLMYLGGREYSIYKENLAVLNANNEENYQDNESISNNQNYSEGISEPILENNSTSGSQEYIEGNNSYQSFKNSTAGDLHKQYGNSPVYNNTGIDDDSGKERDAKSIKSGGVENSNIGDSKVVSGSNVKMLEASSDFIYTKKKTNHYNDLIHEKPQMILYGVNNDFVDPDSQDKLHPAISLAAYVAADMSTVNFSGFDRFDDRLGFSIFLNLNSKWSIETGANISNKYYWADEGGYRTGGYYSDPDQTYGVCEVLDIPLNVRYYFNTSGKTHWFVSSGISSWLMLEERYDYFYDYNQYENPTGWYGENENYHWFGVLNFEAGLERRLTDKWSITASPYFNLPLKGVGNGQVRLLSNGLKVGLKFN, encoded by the coding sequence ATGGAAAATAAAGATAATCTGGAAGAATTGTTCAGAAAGGGGTTGGCCTATGAACCGACAGACTATAGAGAGTCTGACTGGGAGGGTATGTCTGCGAAATTAGATGCTGCACCTGAGGCTCAGGTTAATAAGTGGAAGAAGATTTCATATGTACTCACAGGGATCATCATTTTGTTATTAATGTACCTGGGAGGACGAGAATATTCCATTTATAAGGAAAATTTAGCAGTGCTTAATGCCAATAATGAAGAGAATTATCAGGACAACGAATCAATATCAAATAATCAAAATTACTCTGAAGGTATATCAGAGCCAATTTTAGAAAATAATTCTACTTCCGGAAGCCAGGAATATATAGAAGGCAATAACTCTTATCAATCATTTAAGAATTCAACTGCAGGTGACCTGCATAAACAATATGGTAATTCCCCTGTTTATAATAATACCGGAATTGACGACGATTCCGGAAAGGAAAGAGATGCAAAAAGCATTAAGTCCGGAGGGGTTGAAAATAGCAATATTGGTGATTCAAAGGTTGTTAGTGGAAGTAACGTGAAAATGCTCGAAGCCTCTTCGGACTTCATTTATACAAAAAAGAAAACCAATCATTATAACGATTTAATTCATGAAAAACCTCAAATGATACTTTATGGGGTAAATAACGATTTTGTCGATCCTGATTCACAGGATAAGCTTCATCCGGCTATTTCATTAGCTGCATATGTAGCAGCGGATATGTCTACAGTGAATTTTAGCGGATTTGATAGGTTTGACGATCGATTGGGCTTTTCTATTTTTCTGAATTTAAATAGTAAATGGTCTATCGAAACTGGGGCTAATATCAGTAATAAATACTATTGGGCAGATGAAGGAGGTTATAGGACCGGAGGTTATTATTCAGATCCTGATCAAACTTATGGTGTTTGTGAGGTATTGGATATTCCTTTAAATGTCAGATATTATTTTAATACAAGTGGTAAAACACACTGGTTCGTTTCTTCAGGTATTTCAAGTTGGTTAATGCTTGAAGAAAGATATGATTATTTCTACGATTATAATCAATATGAAAACCCAACAGGATGGTACGGCGAAAATGAGAATTACCATTGGTTTGGTGTTCTGAATTTTGAAGCCGGCCTCGAACGCAGGCTAACAGATAAATGGTCAATTACAGCTTCACCTTATTTTAATTTACCTCTTAAAGGTGTAGGTAACGGGCAGGTCAGACTACTTAGCAATGGTCTGAAAGTAGGTCTAAAATTCAACTAA
- a CDS encoding YceI family protein, which yields MKWIYIITLLTSISVSSQAQKYVERDGEVHFYSKAPVEDIEAHSEKGQSIVDVGSNRIAFEVPIKSFQFEKDLMQEHFNENYMESDKYPKATFSGTFSGFDINASGKQNVKASGEIFIHGVREKWNAEGKMRVENGKIYLETTFFVLLETFDIEKPKVLFYNIADKIEVNLNFVYDEM from the coding sequence ATGAAATGGATATATATAATTACACTATTAACCTCGATATCAGTTTCAAGCCAGGCTCAAAAGTATGTTGAAAGAGATGGTGAAGTTCACTTTTATTCTAAAGCTCCGGTAGAAGATATTGAAGCACATTCAGAGAAAGGACAAAGTATCGTTGATGTAGGATCAAACAGAATTGCTTTTGAAGTACCAATTAAAAGTTTCCAGTTTGAAAAAGACCTGATGCAGGAGCATTTTAATGAGAATTATATGGAATCTGATAAATATCCGAAGGCAACTTTCTCGGGAACTTTTTCAGGGTTTGATATAAATGCTTCCGGAAAACAAAATGTTAAGGCTAGCGGAGAAATTTTTATTCATGGAGTCAGGGAAAAGTGGAATGCAGAAGGGAAAATGCGTGTTGAGAACGGAAAAATCTATTTGGAAACAACATTTTTCGTGCTTCTGGAAACTTTCGATATCGAAAAGCCTAAAGTGCTTTTTTACAATATCGCTGATAAAATAGAAGTTAACCTCAATTTTGTTTATGATGAAATGTAA
- a CDS encoding ABC transporter permease, whose protein sequence is MDIRENISVSLDSIKSNLLRSIITAAIITVGIMLLVGVLTAIEAMKSSITNSFSSLGANSIEISSKRNYNRSSRGKEEKSYPKLTYAEVEEFKNRFGDEERVGLSVVATWTAEVKRGSKKTNPNTRVTGGDENYLGLRGLNIAEGRNFTTFDVERGTNTAIIGYAIKESLFEDYEEAVGSYIFVLGKRFKVIGTTEEQGGFGGNNSQDRRIIIPITTARLLVTQSPEYEATINVTDPTETQDIIANARQTMRLIREDPIGTDDSFTIEKNETVAERLEEIASYMRVGGFTLGGVTLLGAVIALMNIMLVSVTERTREIGLRKALGAKPSTIRWQFLMEAILICLIGGIGGIIAGALVGNIVGSLIGEGGVVLPVVWIFLGFAVCMLVGLLAGFIPANKASKLDPIDALRYE, encoded by the coding sequence ATGGACATTCGTGAAAATATTTCTGTTAGTCTGGATTCTATAAAGTCTAATCTTTTAAGATCTATCATTACTGCTGCGATTATCACAGTAGGAATCATGCTATTAGTAGGAGTGCTTACGGCAATCGAAGCAATGAAATCCAGTATTACTAACTCATTTAGTAGTCTTGGAGCAAATTCGATCGAGATAAGTTCTAAGCGAAATTACAACCGCAGCTCAAGAGGCAAAGAAGAGAAATCTTATCCAAAACTTACTTATGCTGAAGTTGAAGAATTTAAAAATAGATTCGGCGATGAGGAAAGGGTAGGTCTTTCAGTAGTAGCTACCTGGACAGCGGAGGTTAAAAGAGGATCGAAAAAGACTAATCCAAATACCCGGGTTACCGGGGGAGATGAAAATTATCTTGGCTTAAGGGGCTTAAATATAGCTGAAGGAAGAAATTTCACCACTTTCGATGTCGAGCGGGGTACTAATACAGCGATAATCGGTTATGCGATAAAGGAATCTTTATTTGAAGATTATGAAGAAGCAGTAGGCTCTTACATCTTTGTTCTTGGTAAGAGGTTTAAGGTCATAGGAACAACTGAAGAACAAGGAGGATTTGGAGGTAACAATAGTCAGGACCGGAGGATTATTATTCCAATTACTACTGCTCGATTACTCGTCACCCAGAGTCCTGAGTATGAAGCGACCATCAATGTAACTGATCCTACCGAAACCCAGGATATAATAGCGAATGCCAGACAGACCATGCGATTGATCCGGGAAGATCCCATAGGGACAGATGATTCCTTTACAATTGAGAAAAATGAAACTGTTGCTGAGCGGCTGGAAGAAATTGCCAGCTATATGAGAGTTGGAGGATTTACCCTTGGAGGAGTAACCTTATTGGGGGCAGTTATAGCTCTTATGAATATAATGCTGGTTTCTGTGACAGAACGAACAAGAGAAATAGGATTGAGAAAAGCCCTGGGAGCTAAGCCCAGTACTATAAGATGGCAATTTTTGATGGAAGCAATATTAATATGTCTGATAGGAGGAATTGGGGGGATAATTGCCGGTGCATTGGTTGGAAACATTGTTGGGTCCCTTATTGGTGAAGGGGGAGTGGTATTACCTGTAGTCTGGATTTTCTTAGGTTTTGCAGTTTGTATGCTAGTAGGGTTACTCGCCGGTTTTATACCAGCTAATAAAGCTTCTAAGCTAGATCCTATAGATGCCCTCAGATACGAGTAA
- a CDS encoding CHRD domain-containing protein: MMLTRLISRLHYLLMILAVAGMTISCDDDDEDPVGPLPTGDQKSFILYDNSFDPFGTVLFEELDDNTTRVTINLNDNTGPHPAHIHSGSTFEQGSIVVDLTTIENGTSVTVISELNDGTGVTYADLINLDGYVAAHVSPGDLTVAATADLGPNEVTGNIATYPLYVPNTLDQINGGIFFVERGDGNVWVAVSAEPGVEGMMHPMHIHDNSAAETGGIAITLNDLNGTTDFSATLIEDQDFATLSSYNGYVNIHESADNLQNIVAQGDIGSNALTGTFVEYTMAERNNTGVSGVAQFYERAGGHSLLMVDLTGTIEGTAHPSHIHFNSAEEGGGIAIPLTSVDGTTGMALTTIREDENGAVTFDSLTTSYDGYLNVHLSGEDLTVVSQSNIGGNVFTGSTTQYAFAAVDGSGVEGTATFNERLNGSTWLVLEMTGTAQGNTHPSHIHSGSVASPGGIAIDLSSVEGGSGMSMTNIDQTNAGDPITYEDLTTTYEGYINVHLSAQDLSVVSQTNIGASAQ; this comes from the coding sequence ATGATGCTAACACGATTAATTTCAAGATTACATTATTTATTAATGATTCTCGCAGTAGCAGGAATGACGATTTCCTGTGATGATGACGATGAAGATCCGGTAGGTCCTTTACCAACGGGTGATCAAAAATCGTTTATTTTGTACGATAATTCATTCGATCCGTTTGGAACTGTATTATTTGAAGAATTAGATGATAATACTACCAGGGTCACTATTAATTTGAATGATAATACCGGGCCGCATCCGGCGCATATCCATTCAGGAAGTACTTTTGAACAAGGATCAATTGTTGTAGATCTTACAACTATTGAGAATGGGACAAGTGTAACTGTTATTTCAGAACTAAACGATGGGACTGGAGTTACATATGCTGATCTCATCAATTTAGATGGCTACGTTGCTGCTCATGTGAGTCCCGGAGACTTAACAGTTGCAGCCACAGCAGATTTAGGTCCGAATGAGGTTACCGGAAATATTGCTACCTATCCTTTATATGTACCTAATACTCTTGATCAAATAAACGGAGGAATATTCTTCGTGGAGAGAGGTGACGGAAACGTATGGGTAGCAGTAAGCGCAGAACCCGGAGTCGAAGGAATGATGCACCCAATGCATATTCATGATAATTCAGCTGCTGAGACAGGAGGAATTGCAATTACTTTAAATGATCTTAACGGTACGACTGATTTTTCAGCTACGTTAATTGAAGATCAGGATTTTGCTACGCTTTCATCATACAATGGATATGTAAATATTCATGAGAGTGCAGATAATCTTCAAAATATTGTTGCTCAGGGCGATATAGGGTCCAACGCACTAACCGGAACTTTTGTTGAATATACGATGGCAGAAAGGAATAATACGGGAGTGTCAGGAGTAGCTCAATTTTATGAAAGAGCCGGAGGTCATTCTTTATTAATGGTTGACCTAACCGGAACCATTGAGGGAACAGCGCATCCTTCTCATATACATTTTAACTCAGCTGAAGAAGGTGGAGGAATCGCCATCCCATTAACATCAGTAGATGGAACGACAGGAATGGCATTAACTACCATCAGAGAAGATGAAAATGGTGCTGTAACTTTCGATTCTTTAACTACGAGTTATGATGGTTACTTAAATGTTCATTTATCTGGTGAAGATCTGACAGTGGTATCACAGTCAAATATCGGAGGTAATGTATTTACTGGTTCTACTACTCAATATGCTTTTGCAGCTGTGGATGGATCAGGAGTAGAAGGTACAGCAACGTTTAATGAGCGATTGAATGGAAGCACGTGGTTAGTTCTGGAGATGACCGGAACTGCGCAAGGTAATACTCATCCTTCGCATATTCATTCAGGTTCTGTCGCAAGTCCTGGTGGAATTGCTATAGATCTAAGTTCTGTTGAGGGTGGGTCAGGCATGAGTATGACAAATATTGATCAGACAAATGCTGGTGACCCAATCACTTACGAAGACTTAACCACAACATATGAAGGTTATATAAATGTGCACCTTTCTGCACAAGATTTATCTGTAGTAAGTCAAACTAACATTGGAGCTAGTGCCCAGTAG
- a CDS encoding S8 family serine peptidase, whose protein sequence is MKYLITLKNAAFFGLTTISFIVFGQIQNTKNDTSIYISEAPANWFNKSYGMDAVRGVETELAYKILEGKKSTTVIVAVIDSGVDPDHEDLSEVIWINEDEVAGNGIDDDGNGYIDDIHGWNFIGGKDENVIRDTYELTREYKRLTEKFDNISDKDRENDPEYDYFLAIKKQFEAQKGQIVKQYEGFKGFYSSYERYSKALKKHFDTDSLTSEMVMSLETKDESLLMAKNFMGYVYSQEISQDQLEEAKDYFTTAIEYGYNTEYNSRDIVGDSIENVNEKYYGNNDVEGGFAFHGTFVAGVIGAVRNNDIGIDGVADNVKIMAVRAVPNGDERDKDVANAIYYAVDNGARIINMSFGKSFSPNQEAVENAVKYAEANNVLLVHAAGNSSKDIDEKDNFPTRFYLDGTEASNWLEVGALNWKPEKEMVGSFSNYGDQTVDLFAPGVDIYSTSPDNSYKVASGTSFSAPVTSGAAAILMSYFPHLKASEVKDILVETATDLSDNSVTLPGSEDEVKFGELSRTGGVLNIYKAVMLAEKKIEAPLKK, encoded by the coding sequence ATGAAATATTTAATTACTCTCAAAAATGCAGCTTTTTTTGGCCTGACAACCATTTCTTTTATCGTGTTTGGCCAAATCCAAAACACGAAAAACGATACCTCTATTTATATTTCTGAAGCACCTGCCAATTGGTTTAATAAATCTTATGGGATGGATGCTGTACGAGGTGTTGAAACAGAATTAGCATATAAAATTCTAGAAGGAAAAAAATCAACCACTGTAATTGTAGCAGTAATAGACAGCGGTGTGGATCCTGATCACGAGGATCTTTCAGAAGTTATATGGATTAATGAAGATGAAGTTGCAGGAAATGGCATTGATGATGATGGTAACGGATATATTGATGATATTCATGGATGGAACTTCATCGGAGGTAAAGATGAAAATGTAATCCGGGATACCTATGAGCTAACCCGAGAATACAAAAGGCTGACTGAAAAATTTGATAATATCTCTGATAAAGATCGTGAAAACGATCCGGAATACGATTATTTTTTAGCTATTAAGAAACAGTTTGAAGCTCAAAAGGGACAAATAGTAAAGCAATACGAAGGATTTAAAGGCTTTTATTCAAGTTATGAAAGATATAGCAAGGCTCTGAAAAAGCATTTTGATACAGACAGCCTCACCAGTGAAATGGTGATGTCTTTAGAAACAAAAGATGAGTCTCTTTTAATGGCAAAAAATTTCATGGGATACGTATATTCCCAGGAAATCTCCCAGGATCAACTTGAAGAAGCTAAAGATTATTTCACCACAGCGATCGAATATGGATACAATACCGAATATAATTCACGAGATATTGTTGGTGATAGCATCGAGAATGTTAATGAAAAGTATTATGGAAATAATGATGTAGAGGGTGGTTTTGCATTTCACGGTACTTTTGTCGCAGGAGTAATTGGAGCAGTTAGAAATAACGATATTGGGATTGATGGTGTAGCTGATAATGTAAAGATAATGGCAGTAAGAGCAGTTCCTAATGGAGACGAGAGAGATAAGGATGTGGCTAATGCGATTTATTATGCAGTTGATAATGGTGCCAGGATTATTAATATGAGTTTTGGTAAATCGTTTTCTCCAAATCAGGAAGCAGTAGAAAATGCAGTAAAATATGCAGAAGCTAATAATGTTCTTTTAGTACATGCTGCAGGTAATAGTTCAAAAGATATAGATGAAAAGGATAATTTCCCAACCAGGTTTTATTTGGATGGAACTGAAGCATCAAACTGGCTTGAAGTTGGTGCATTAAACTGGAAACCAGAGAAGGAAATGGTGGGAAGTTTTAGTAACTACGGGGATCAAACAGTAGATCTTTTTGCACCAGGTGTAGATATTTATAGTACCTCACCTGATAATAGTTATAAAGTAGCATCGGGAACATCTTTTTCAGCCCCTGTTACCTCCGGTGCTGCTGCGATTTTGATGTCTTACTTCCCACATCTTAAAGCTTCAGAGGTAAAAGATATTTTAGTTGAAACAGCTACAGATCTTTCCGATAATAGTGTTACTCTCCCTGGTTCGGAAGATGAAGTTAAATTTGGAGAACTAAGTCGCACAGGAGGTGTGTTGAATATTTATAAAGCGGTGATGCTTGCAGAGAAAAAGATAGAAGCGCCCTTAAAAAAATAG
- a CDS encoding asparagine synthetase B: MRGVLLYIFLIFIGFQAWSTTLLIPMDESQKNHLKAYGITFWVLEKKIPTDWLLNYRGGSFAIEFYPSIENELIIRGVTYEKISASQYKNILTEIGSPASNMDIMKLEKAPKVAVYSPKSKQPWDDAVTLALTYAEIPYDVVFDTEVMEGKLSEYDWLHLHHEDFTGQYGKFYRNARNQPWYIEQKMEYEELAAKFGFKKVSQLKLEVVKRIRTYVSTGGFMFAMCSATDTYDIALSADGVDMIDYMFDGDPPEPDAQNKLDFTNTFAFEDFKISKNPYEYEYSNIDMQPESRGVTEKNDYFNLFKFSAKWDPIPTMLTQNHTRVVKGFIGQTTAFRLSLIKPDVVIMGSNEAIGEARYIHGVYGKGFWTFYGGHDPEDYQHFVGEEPTDLNLHPNSPGYRLILNNILFPAAKKKKQKT, encoded by the coding sequence ATGCGCGGAGTTTTACTATATATATTTTTAATTTTTATTGGTTTTCAGGCATGGTCTACGACCTTACTTATCCCAATGGATGAGTCACAGAAAAACCATCTTAAAGCTTATGGAATCACCTTCTGGGTTCTTGAAAAAAAGATTCCTACTGATTGGCTTCTCAATTACAGAGGCGGAAGTTTTGCGATAGAGTTTTATCCTTCTATTGAAAATGAATTGATTATCCGGGGCGTAACCTATGAGAAGATTAGTGCTTCGCAATATAAAAATATTTTAACCGAGATTGGTAGTCCTGCTTCAAATATGGATATAATGAAGCTCGAGAAAGCTCCAAAGGTAGCTGTCTATTCTCCCAAAAGTAAGCAACCCTGGGATGATGCTGTAACCCTGGCTCTTACATATGCAGAAATTCCGTACGATGTGGTTTTCGATACAGAGGTGATGGAAGGCAAACTCTCTGAATATGACTGGTTACACCTTCACCATGAAGATTTCACCGGTCAATATGGTAAGTTTTACAGAAATGCCCGTAATCAACCCTGGTATATCGAGCAAAAAATGGAATATGAAGAGCTAGCAGCAAAATTTGGATTCAAAAAAGTATCTCAATTAAAACTGGAGGTTGTTAAGAGAATACGAACCTATGTTTCTACCGGAGGCTTTATGTTTGCAATGTGCTCAGCTACTGATACCTATGACATAGCTCTATCTGCAGACGGGGTTGATATGATTGATTACATGTTTGATGGCGACCCTCCGGAACCCGATGCTCAAAATAAGCTCGACTTTACGAATACCTTTGCTTTCGAAGATTTTAAAATTAGTAAAAACCCATACGAATACGAGTATTCCAATATTGATATGCAACCTGAGTCTAGAGGTGTAACTGAAAAAAATGATTATTTCAATCTATTTAAGTTTTCGGCCAAATGGGATCCGATACCGACTATGCTAACTCAAAATCATACAAGGGTTGTTAAAGGATTTATAGGTCAGACTACTGCATTCAGATTAAGCCTTATTAAACCTGATGTTGTAATTATGGGATCTAATGAGGCAATCGGAGAAGCAAGATATATTCACGGAGTGTATGGAAAAGGATTCTGGACTTTTTATGGAGGTCATGATCCGGAAGACTATCAACACTTTGTTGGAGAAGAGCCTACTGATCTGAATCTACACCCAAACAGTCCGGGATATCGATTAATACTTAATAACATCCTGTTTCCTGCAGCTAAAAAGAAGAAACAAAAAACCTAA
- a CDS encoding DUF5777 family beta-barrel protein, with product MMKCKIQILLAVIMFISGYNINAQDDLLGELSKDDEVYPVKATFKGTRLINGHTIETRGAGNLDFVIMHRFGRLNSGIDEFFGLDQAVIRLALDYAISDDVSIGIGRSSSPKYLDGYIKYSFLKQTPDQFPFSATVISSAALDINIREQQPPVEDRMSYATGVLIARKFNSAFSLQIAPYWLHRNVVEYNEENEAFALNLATRVKITKRMAITAEYFARLNDSAFPDNTNNAFGIGWELETGGHVFQLIFTNNLGMVENTIIPGTVNDFFSGDIHFGFNISRAFNLKRNKDEKSW from the coding sequence ATGATGAAATGTAAAATTCAAATACTTCTGGCTGTAATCATGTTTATATCTGGTTACAACATTAATGCACAGGATGATTTATTAGGTGAACTTTCGAAGGATGATGAGGTATATCCTGTAAAGGCTACTTTTAAAGGTACCCGGCTTATTAACGGCCATACTATTGAAACCAGAGGAGCCGGTAATCTGGATTTTGTCATAATGCACCGATTTGGAAGGCTAAATTCAGGTATTGATGAGTTTTTTGGATTAGATCAGGCAGTAATCAGGCTAGCTCTGGATTATGCGATTTCAGATGATGTCAGTATAGGAATCGGTCGTAGCAGTAGTCCTAAATATCTCGACGGATACATCAAGTATTCATTCCTCAAGCAAACTCCCGATCAATTCCCTTTTAGTGCGACTGTAATTAGTAGTGCTGCATTAGATATAAATATCAGAGAGCAGCAGCCCCCTGTTGAGGACAGAATGAGCTATGCGACTGGCGTTTTAATTGCCAGAAAGTTTAATTCCGCATTTTCCTTACAGATTGCTCCCTATTGGTTGCATAGAAATGTAGTAGAATATAATGAAGAAAATGAGGCGTTCGCATTAAATCTTGCTACCAGGGTAAAGATTACCAAAAGAATGGCTATCACCGCTGAATATTTTGCAAGATTAAATGATTCTGCCTTCCCCGATAATACAAATAACGCGTTTGGAATTGGTTGGGAATTGGAAACAGGAGGACATGTATTTCAATTAATCTTCACTAATAATCTCGGTATGGTTGAAAATACCATTATCCCTGGTACAGTGAATGATTTTTTCTCCGGAGATATTCACTTCGGGTTTAATATTTCAAGAGCTTTTAATTTAAAAAGAAATAAAGATGAAAAATCTTGGTAA
- a CDS encoding metallophosphoesterase family protein, which translates to MRLHYLFYAVLSIFITACDLFEYSAHQITPDQDEKDVNLKNIDRILSLPVSDTLKIAFISDSQRFYDETEIFVDYFNTVSEEYDFVIHGGDISDFGLAKEFLWINDILSRLEVPYLTVIGNHDIPVYGHEAYRKIYGPDNYTFTWNDHRFIFLNTNSLEYGYNGLVPDLGWLQKQISERKPSEKIILISHMGPESGEFDPKLAAGYRSILKSAGDNLLFTLHGHSHEFKNGMYPQTDIPFWVTTSMDKRAFTKVRIWEEGYDFKKIEF; encoded by the coding sequence ATGCGACTCCACTACTTATTTTATGCTGTATTAAGCATTTTTATAACGGCATGCGATCTTTTCGAATATAGTGCACATCAGATCACTCCCGATCAGGATGAAAAGGATGTTAATCTCAAAAACATCGATAGAATACTTTCATTACCAGTCTCAGATACATTAAAAATAGCTTTTATTAGTGATTCTCAGCGATTTTATGATGAGACTGAAATCTTTGTAGATTATTTTAATACTGTTTCAGAAGAATATGATTTTGTTATTCATGGTGGAGACATATCCGATTTCGGATTAGCGAAAGAATTTTTATGGATTAATGATATCCTTTCAAGGCTTGAAGTGCCTTATTTAACGGTAATTGGAAATCACGATATTCCTGTTTATGGTCATGAAGCATATAGAAAAATATATGGTCCGGATAACTATACCTTTACATGGAATGATCATCGGTTTATTTTTCTCAATACCAATTCTCTCGAATATGGTTATAATGGATTAGTTCCCGACCTGGGATGGCTTCAAAAACAGATATCTGAAAGAAAACCATCAGAAAAAATAATATTAATATCTCATATGGGGCCTGAAAGTGGCGAGTTTGATCCTAAACTTGCTGCCGGATACCGGTCTATTCTAAAATCTGCCGGAGATAATTTGCTCTTTACACTGCACGGTCATAGCCATGAGTTTAAAAACGGAATGTACCCACAAACAGATATTCCTTTTTGGGTAACCACGAGCATGGATAAAAGAGCATTTACAAAGGTCAGAATATGGGAAGAGGGATACGATTTTAAAAAAATTGAATTTTGA
- a CDS encoding RNA polymerase sigma factor encodes MELESKSEFRKILKGCGKWKKDSQKQLYQLYHGYAMSICLRYVDNRDEAVEVLNDSFLKVFQNIKSFDQNKPFKPWFRRIVVNTALNHIQKYSKHANHQELDNALNIGGQEEIVTGISYQEMLKVIRELPQSYRTVFNLYVIEGYKHSDIASLLDISEGTSKSNLFKAKKYLKQAVSKIFNEDYGK; translated from the coding sequence TTGGAACTCGAATCTAAAAGTGAATTCAGGAAAATCCTAAAAGGCTGTGGCAAATGGAAAAAAGACAGCCAGAAGCAATTGTATCAATTGTACCATGGATATGCTATGAGCATTTGTCTTCGCTACGTAGACAATCGGGATGAAGCTGTTGAGGTCCTGAATGATTCTTTCTTAAAAGTTTTTCAGAATATAAAATCATTTGATCAGAATAAACCTTTTAAGCCATGGTTCCGCAGGATCGTGGTGAATACTGCACTCAATCATATTCAGAAATATAGTAAGCACGCTAATCACCAGGAACTTGATAACGCTTTAAATATTGGTGGGCAGGAAGAAATCGTTACCGGTATTTCATATCAGGAGATGCTTAAGGTAATCAGAGAATTGCCTCAATCTTATCGCACTGTTTTTAATTTATATGTTATCGAAGGATATAAACATTCAGATATAGCTTCTTTACTCGATATATCAGAAGGAACGTCAAAGTCTAACTTATTTAAGGCTAAGAAATACTTAAAGCAGGCAGTTAGTAAAATTTTTAATGAGGATTATGGAAAATAA